A part of Clostridium novyi genomic DNA contains:
- a CDS encoding manganese catalase family protein yields MWIYEKKLEYPVKIKKKDLKMAKYLITQFGGPDGELGAALRYLSQRYAMPCGKTKGLLTDIGTEELAHVEIISAMVHQLVKGTTPKELEKAGLGGYYTQHGLDVFPVDANGVPFTSAYFQAIGDPIANLNEDLAAEQKAKVTYEHLISLTDDPDIKDVLKFLWAREIVHYQRFGEALMNVEDRLSSKKYYY; encoded by the coding sequence ATGTGGATTTATGAAAAAAAATTAGAATATCCCGTAAAAATAAAAAAGAAGGATCTTAAAATGGCTAAATATTTAATAACTCAATTTGGAGGACCAGATGGAGAGCTTGGTGCAGCACTTAGGTATTTAAGTCAAAGGTACGCCATGCCCTGTGGTAAAACAAAAGGATTACTTACAGATATAGGTACAGAAGAATTAGCCCATGTAGAAATCATATCAGCTATGGTTCATCAATTGGTAAAAGGAACTACTCCTAAAGAGTTAGAGAAAGCTGGCCTAGGGGGTTATTATACTCAGCATGGTCTTGATGTATTTCCAGTAGATGCCAATGGAGTTCCTTTCACTTCAGCATACTTCCAAGCAATCGGTGATCCTATAGCAAACTTAAATGAAGATTTAGCTGCTGAACAAAAAGCTAAAGTAACATATGAGCACCTTATTTCATTAACTGATGATCCTGATATTAAAGATGTTCTTAAATTCTTATGGGCAAGAGAAATTGTTCATTATCAACGTTTTGGTGAAGCTTTGATGAACGTGGAAGATCGTTTATCTAGTAAAAAATATTATTATTAA
- a CDS encoding HDIG domain-containing metalloprotein: protein MNEKINLYEQIEAHLLQDKMPSKYIEKLTTNEVFCNYPFTMIRELINIPQSPKYHPEGSVWKHTLLVIDNAAENRRFSENPKVFMWAALLHDIGKVTTTKIKKGKITSYEHDIQGAVLAREFLENFTQDNEFIKKVSSMIRWHMQVLFLVKNLPYSDIEKMLSEVSLDEIALLSLCDRLGRGELTKEKERIERENIKEFKEKCKRDYIKKNYKVEIK, encoded by the coding sequence GTGAATGAGAAAATAAATTTATATGAGCAAATAGAAGCACATTTACTTCAAGATAAAATGCCGTCTAAGTATATTGAAAAATTAACTACTAATGAAGTGTTTTGTAATTATCCTTTTACTATGATAAGAGAACTTATAAATATTCCACAGTCACCCAAATATCATCCTGAGGGTAGTGTATGGAAGCACACATTATTAGTTATAGATAATGCTGCTGAAAATCGAAGATTTAGTGAGAATCCTAAGGTGTTTATGTGGGCGGCTTTATTGCATGATATAGGAAAGGTTACTACTACAAAGATTAAAAAGGGCAAAATAACATCTTATGAACATGATATACAGGGGGCTGTACTTGCAAGGGAATTTTTAGAGAATTTTACACAGGATAATGAATTTATTAAAAAGGTAAGCTCTATGATAAGGTGGCATATGCAGGTTTTATTCTTGGTTAAAAATTTGCCGTATTCAGATATAGAAAAGATGTTATCAGAAGTATCCCTAGATGAAATAGCATTATTGTCATTATGTGATAGGTTGGGAAGGGGAGAACTTACAAAGGAAAAGGAGAGAATTGAAAGAGAGAATATTAAAGAATTTAAAGAAAAGTGTAAAAGAGATTATATAAAGAAAAACTATAAGGTTGAAATTAAATAA
- a CDS encoding glycerate kinase, whose product MKFVLAPDSFKESMTAKEAAEAMERGIKKVMPSAECVKVPMADGGEGTVQSLVDATNGEFIEVEVTGPDCNKVKAVYGILGDGKTAVIEMASASGIHLIKKEKRNPLYTTTYGTGELIKSALDKGVQNILIGIGGSATNDGGAGMLEALGAKFYDKEGNELAFGGAALEKLYKFDLSDFDSRISNVNIEVACDVNNPLTGKNGASYIFGPQKGATHDMVERLDNALSNYAKIIKKQLGIDVDNIPGAGAAGGLGAGLMAFLNADLKKGIELVIKYTKLEEKIKGASYVFTGEGSVDSQTVFGKTPFGVATVAKKFNVPVIVFAGKIGDGVNELYNHGINSIIGILQGSVSLEEALKEGSKNIEKTSENIVRILNIK is encoded by the coding sequence ATGAAGTTTGTTTTGGCACCAGATTCTTTTAAAGAAAGTATGACAGCAAAGGAAGCTGCTGAAGCTATGGAAAGAGGAATAAAAAAAGTAATGCCCAGTGCTGAGTGTGTAAAAGTCCCAATGGCAGATGGAGGAGAAGGGACTGTTCAATCATTAGTAGATGCTACTAATGGTGAATTTATAGAGGTAGAAGTAACAGGTCCGGATTGTAATAAAGTTAAAGCTGTTTATGGAATACTAGGTGATGGTAAGACAGCAGTTATAGAGATGGCTAGTGCAAGTGGAATTCACCTTATAAAAAAGGAAAAAAGAAATCCGTTATATACAACAACTTATGGAACTGGAGAACTTATAAAGTCTGCATTAGATAAGGGAGTTCAAAATATACTTATAGGAATTGGAGGAAGTGCTACTAATGACGGGGGAGCAGGTATGCTTGAAGCATTAGGAGCTAAGTTCTATGATAAGGAAGGTAATGAGTTAGCATTCGGAGGTGCTGCATTAGAAAAACTTTATAAATTTGATTTATCGGATTTTGATTCTAGAATTAGTAATGTTAATATTGAGGTTGCATGTGATGTTAATAATCCTTTGACTGGAAAAAATGGTGCATCATATATTTTTGGACCACAAAAGGGAGCAACACATGATATGGTAGAAAGATTAGATAATGCATTATCTAATTATGCAAAAATTATAAAAAAACAACTTGGCATTGATGTTGATAATATACCAGGAGCAGGAGCAGCTGGTGGACTTGGAGCAGGACTAATGGCATTTTTAAATGCTGATTTAAAGAAGGGAATTGAACTTGTGATAAAATATACTAAACTTGAAGAAAAAATTAAAGGGGCAAGTTATGTATTTACAGGAGAAGGTAGCGTAGATTCACAAACGGTTTTTGGAAAGACCCCCTTTGGAGTAGCAACAGTTGCTAAAAAGTTTAATGTTCCTGTTATTGTTTTTGCAGGTAAAATAGGAGATGGAGTTAATGAACTATATAATCATGGAATAAATTCTATAATAGGAATACTTCAAGGAAGTGTATCTTTAGAGGAGGCACTTAAAGAAGGAAGTAAGAACATTGAAAAGACTAGTGAGAATATAGTAAGGATATTAAATATAAAATAA
- a CDS encoding gluconate:proton symporter — translation MHVTALGAIIGLIIAIILIIRKVHPAYGLILGAIIGGLVGGAGLLGTVTLMIDGAKGIMPAILRILTAGVLAGVLIESGAAAKIAESIVDKLGESNSLIALALATLVLTAVGVFVDVSVITVAPIALAIAKRANLTKTAILIAMIGGGKAGNIISPNPNAIAASDAFKVPLTSVMSAGIIPAIGGLIITCIISKKLSKKGSYVKASEIEESVEEKPKFIAAIVGPLVAIILLALRPLCNINVDPLIALPLGGVIGALCMGKIKNINRYATSGLAKMSGVAILLLGTGTIAGIISNSALKDVIINGISSLGLPAFVLAPIAGILMGGATASTTSGTAVASQVFGATILELGIKSLAGAAMIHVGATVLDHLPHGSFFHSTGGSVNMDMKERLKLIPYESLVGLTMTIISTIIFGILA, via the coding sequence ATGCATGTTACAGCTTTAGGAGCAATTATAGGATTAATAATAGCAATTATATTAATAATAAGAAAAGTTCATCCGGCATATGGACTTATACTAGGAGCTATAATAGGTGGACTTGTTGGAGGAGCAGGACTTTTAGGAACTGTTACCTTAATGATAGATGGTGCTAAGGGGATAATGCCAGCTATCCTTAGAATACTTACAGCTGGAGTTCTTGCAGGGGTTCTTATTGAATCAGGAGCAGCGGCAAAAATTGCAGAAAGTATAGTGGATAAGTTAGGAGAATCTAATTCACTTATAGCATTAGCATTGGCAACTTTAGTATTAACAGCTGTTGGGGTTTTTGTAGATGTATCAGTTATAACAGTAGCACCAATAGCATTAGCTATTGCTAAAAGGGCTAATTTAACTAAAACAGCTATACTTATTGCAATGATTGGAGGAGGTAAAGCTGGAAATATTATATCTCCAAATCCTAATGCTATTGCGGCTTCAGATGCCTTTAAAGTACCCTTAACATCTGTAATGTCAGCTGGTATTATACCTGCAATTGGAGGATTAATAATTACATGTATAATATCAAAAAAGCTATCTAAGAAAGGTTCTTATGTAAAGGCAAGTGAAATTGAAGAGAGTGTTGAAGAAAAACCTAAATTTATAGCTGCAATAGTTGGACCACTTGTGGCAATTATATTATTAGCTTTAAGACCACTTTGTAATATAAATGTAGATCCTCTTATAGCATTACCTCTTGGTGGAGTTATTGGTGCTTTATGCATGGGAAAAATTAAAAATATTAATAGATATGCTACATCTGGACTTGCTAAAATGAGCGGAGTTGCAATACTTTTACTTGGTACAGGAACCATAGCTGGAATTATATCTAATTCAGCATTAAAAGATGTAATTATAAATGGAATTAGTTCATTAGGACTTCCTGCATTTGTATTAGCACCAATAGCTGGTATATTAATGGGGGGAGCTACTGCATCTACTACTTCTGGAACAGCTGTTGCAAGTCAAGTATTTGGGGCTACTATATTGGAACTTGGAATTAAATCATTAGCTGGTGCAGCAATGATACATGTAGGAGCTACAGTACTAGATCATTTACCACATGGAAGCTTTTTTCACTCAACTGGAGGAAGTGTTAATATGGATATGAAGGAAAGATTAAAACTTATACCATATGAGTCATTAGTGGGTTTAACAATGACAATAATTTCAACGATAATATTTGGAATATTAGCTTAA
- a CDS encoding CdaR family transcriptional regulator → MIKLTKQIAESIVDRMMNVVPYNINIMNNKGVIIASGDKSRIGQLHEGAVDAIKRDKLNLIYKDNGGAKPGVNMPIYFNKNLMGVIGISGNPNEVVSFASIVKATAELLIKQDYMFNERRIREQIEEEFLYQWSYLDRKYDEGFIQRSEVLGIDLSVKRLAVIVIGEDKSRIMNIIKNYIYSCEYTIRFNAESILIFMKSDKELFKRVLSLYNKLGGNVKIGVGLEEEIMTNSVREALRAIEINNKLSLNYDICKYSEVSFIDIISNNIRYEENINLIERLKSFKNLDLVQTLILYIMLNCEITATSEKLHIHRNSLSYRLKKIYEVTGKDPKNIMDLLQLFIACILYKLK, encoded by the coding sequence ATGATAAAACTTACTAAGCAAATAGCTGAAAGTATAGTTGATAGAATGATGAATGTAGTACCTTATAATATAAATATTATGAATAATAAAGGAGTTATTATAGCAAGTGGTGATAAAAGTAGAATAGGACAGCTCCATGAAGGTGCGGTAGATGCAATTAAAAGAGATAAACTTAATCTAATATATAAAGACAATGGAGGTGCAAAACCAGGAGTTAATATGCCTATATACTTTAATAAGAATCTTATGGGTGTAATAGGCATAAGTGGTAACCCTAATGAAGTTGTAAGTTTTGCATCTATAGTAAAGGCTACCGCTGAATTATTGATAAAACAAGATTATATGTTTAACGAACGACGCATAAGAGAACAAATAGAGGAAGAGTTTTTATATCAATGGTCTTATTTGGATAGGAAATATGATGAGGGTTTTATACAAAGATCAGAGGTATTGGGTATTGATTTAAGTGTGAAAAGATTAGCTGTTATTGTCATTGGTGAGGATAAATCCAGAATTATGAATATAATAAAAAATTATATATATAGTTGTGAATATACAATACGATTTAATGCAGAATCTATTCTTATTTTTATGAAATCTGATAAGGAGTTATTTAAGAGAGTTTTAAGTTTATATAATAAACTTGGAGGTAATGTAAAAATAGGAGTTGGATTAGAAGAGGAAATAATGACTAATTCTGTTCGGGAAGCATTAAGGGCTATTGAGATAAATAATAAATTATCCCTTAATTACGATATATGTAAATATTCTGAAGTGAGTTTTATAGACATTATATCAAATAATATTAGATATGAAGAAAATATAAATCTTATAGAAAGGTTGAAGTCTTTTAAAAATCTGGATTTAGTACAAACTCTTATATTATATATAATGTTGAATTGTGAGATTACAGCTACTTCTGAAAAGTTACATATTCATAGAAATAGTCTAAGTTATAGATTAAAAAAAATATATGAAGTTACAGGAAAGGATCCTAAAAATATTATGGATTTATTACAACTTTTTATAGCTTGTATTTTATATAAATTAAAATAA
- a CDS encoding SdrD B-like domain-containing protein — protein MKYIKQEHISVLKDTTDQLIDKNLISDGIVYGRIIDEENNPINKSKVVLYRITDEEDFIPIKSTTTNETGVYLFGNLSKGTYKIKATKNEKIAIHDMIEDAKKEKIDTKEKKESRIYKDEILKIYDVTLKYSSIVRNYEAKDAMLSNGMKLEFNKKYTSCIGGIVNNSVTFRVNVPMEGTYNMLIKYISIDKDRAFKVDINGLKLGEYIGEQTCIIPRSNEMLTIMVNLNKGENSIKFYNDNGFTCGPNIGGISLTKEPYFKVYSLEDKNKKDNANITLNAEVPRKQEYEFIIKYVSNKNIKFNIDVDEISMENEYEFDATKSLNIEDAKYKQVKLPLEKGQNMIKIYNV, from the coding sequence ATGAAATATATAAAACAAGAACATATAAGTGTATTAAAAGATACAACAGATCAATTAATAGATAAAAATTTAATAAGCGATGGAATAGTATATGGAAGAATTATTGATGAAGAAAATAATCCTATTAATAAGTCTAAAGTTGTTCTTTATAGAATTACTGATGAAGAAGATTTTATTCCCATAAAATCAACAACAACTAATGAAACCGGTGTATACTTATTTGGAAACTTATCTAAAGGGACATATAAAATAAAAGCTACTAAAAATGAGAAAATAGCAATTCATGATATGATAGAGGATGCAAAAAAGGAAAAAATAGATACAAAGGAAAAAAAGGAAAGTAGGATTTATAAAGATGAGATTTTAAAAATATATGATGTAACTTTAAAATATAGTTCAATAGTTAGAAATTATGAAGCTAAAGATGCAATGCTTTCAAATGGTATGAAGCTTGAATTTAATAAAAAATATACATCATGTATAGGTGGAATTGTAAATAATTCAGTTACTTTTAGAGTTAATGTACCTATGGAAGGCACATATAATATGTTAATTAAGTATATATCAATAGATAAAGATAGGGCGTTTAAAGTAGATATTAATGGATTAAAGTTAGGTGAATATATAGGAGAACAAACATGTATAATACCACGTAGCAATGAAATGTTAACAATTATGGTTAATTTGAATAAGGGAGAAAATAGTATAAAATTTTATAATGATAATGGTTTTACCTGTGGACCTAATATAGGGGGAATATCTTTAACTAAGGAGCCTTATTTTAAAGTATATAGTTTAGAAGATAAAAATAAAAAAGATAATGCTAATATTACTTTAAATGCTGAAGTTCCTAGGAAACAAGAATATGAATTTATAATTAAATATGTATCTAATAAGAATATAAAATTTAATATAGATGTTGATGAAATTAGTATGGAAAATGAATATGAGTTTGATGCTACTAAATCATTAAACATAGAGGATGCAAAATATAAACAAGTAAAATTGCCACTAGAAAAAGGACAAAATATGATAAAAATCTATAATGTGTAA
- a CDS encoding carboxypeptidase regulatory-like domain-containing protein, with the protein MKQVIQNKYVLGESIEKTLDTTGQEIRLDLKLKQNKHKSLNSEVTGIITDTNGNPIENATVKVMSSDYEPLMHTSTDSNGRYEFSNIPSNKSYNIFAIAKGKKLEQGNEFTINTGQIINMNFVLKDDSYSNFGVIFGKVVNEIEQIPVSSAEVKLFTSNVKESNLKAITYTNDNGEYMFTDIPKGNYIAKISALGYNDENSDVSITDDDEIVSMLVDITPNGQYDLNGTVSGIVMDENNTAVNGGDVLLCKVDSKSRATPVAFTKTNKSGVYLFTNVSKGNYNIRANKTELVSTVGSGSSVYFGGFMISSASTHYKPYMFSATEAKLINGAKFEINNKFIGQLGGVNKGEAIFTVNVDFSIDYELEINYLSGDRRRELKIDVNGVKKGSYLMEKTDGWNISDVEDFDVNIKLNAGKNTIRFYNDNGVDAPYIGDIRLEVSPVSKSFDPTDGLLSNGAKLNSNMDYIENLGGVNKGKVKYLVTSSNTGEYSLDIEYSSPDKARELEIICNDTKSQYILNKTNTFNYDDDYDDDDDDDHNDDDDNHNDNDYDDTEFTTIVRLNKGSNDLILTNNNVESAPKIGEIELKQIPVVKKYTVNDVDIGGDAEIQNGFITNLDSGYIQLKVDVPSSGIYDLISKYISGTKNTILNIDINGVSTGINYKFESIESGQNKIINSKIIMLKLVKGQNVIKIYNNN; encoded by the coding sequence ATGAAACAAGTAATACAAAATAAGTATGTTTTAGGTGAATCCATTGAAAAAACCTTGGATACAACAGGACAAGAAATTCGATTAGATTTAAAGCTTAAGCAAAATAAACATAAGAGTTTAAACTCAGAAGTAACAGGAATTATTACAGATACAAATGGAAATCCTATAGAAAATGCTACAGTTAAGGTAATGTCAAGTGATTATGAACCATTAATGCATACATCTACAGATTCAAATGGAAGATATGAATTTAGTAATATACCATCTAATAAATCTTACAATATATTTGCTATAGCTAAGGGAAAAAAATTAGAACAAGGAAATGAATTTACAATAAATACAGGACAGATTATTAACATGAATTTTGTTTTAAAGGATGATTCTTATAGTAACTTTGGGGTTATTTTTGGAAAAGTAGTAAATGAAATTGAACAAATTCCTGTAAGTTCTGCTGAAGTTAAGTTATTTACATCAAATGTTAAAGAAAGTAATTTAAAGGCTATAACTTATACAAATGATAATGGAGAATATATGTTTACAGATATACCTAAAGGAAATTATATAGCTAAAATAAGTGCATTAGGATATAATGATGAAAATTCTGACGTATCTATAACAGATGATGATGAAATTGTTTCAATGTTAGTAGATATTACTCCTAATGGCCAGTATGACTTAAATGGGACGGTATCTGGTATTGTAATGGATGAAAACAATACAGCTGTTAATGGTGGAGATGTTTTACTTTGTAAAGTAGATAGTAAAAGTAGAGCTACACCAGTGGCTTTTACTAAGACCAATAAATCAGGTGTGTACTTATTTACTAATGTTTCTAAAGGAAACTATAATATTAGAGCAAATAAAACAGAATTAGTATCTACAGTGGGAAGTGGTAGTTCTGTTTATTTTGGTGGATTTATGATTAGTTCAGCTAGTACTCACTATAAGCCATATATGTTTAGTGCTACAGAAGCAAAGCTTATAAATGGAGCTAAATTTGAAATTAATAATAAATTTATAGGGCAATTAGGTGGAGTTAATAAGGGAGAAGCTATATTTACTGTTAATGTAGATTTTTCTATAGATTATGAACTTGAAATTAATTATTTATCAGGAGATAGAAGAAGGGAATTAAAGATAGATGTAAATGGAGTAAAAAAAGGTTCTTATTTAATGGAAAAAACAGATGGATGGAATATTAGTGATGTTGAAGATTTTGATGTTAATATTAAATTAAATGCAGGTAAAAATACAATTAGATTTTATAATGATAATGGAGTGGATGCTCCATACATTGGTGACATAAGGCTTGAAGTATCTCCAGTATCTAAAAGTTTTGACCCTACAGATGGTTTATTAAGTAATGGAGCAAAACTTAATAGTAATATGGATTATATAGAAAACTTAGGTGGAGTTAATAAAGGAAAAGTAAAATATTTAGTTACCTCATCTAATACAGGGGAGTATAGTTTAGATATTGAATATTCATCTCCAGACAAAGCAAGAGAACTTGAGATTATTTGTAATGATACTAAATCACAATATATATTAAATAAGACAAATACATTTAATTATGATGATGATTATGACGATGACGATGATGATGACCATAATGATGATGACGATAACCATAATGATAATGATTATGATGATACAGAATTTACAACCATTGTAAGATTAAACAAGGGAAGTAATGATTTAATTTTAACAAATAATAATGTTGAATCTGCACCTAAGATAGGGGAAATAGAATTAAAGCAAATACCTGTAGTAAAAAAATATACAGTTAATGATGTTGACATAGGAGGAGATGCTGAAATTCAAAATGGATTTATTACAAATCTAGATTCAGGATATATTCAATTAAAAGTAGATGTGCCAAGTAGTGGAATATATGATTTAATAAGTAAATATATTTCTGGAACAAAAAATACAATTCTCAACATAGATATAAATGGTGTAAGTACAGGAATAAACTATAAATTTGAATCTATTGAATCAGGGCAAAATAAGATTATAAACAGTAAAATTATAATGTTAAAATTAGTAAAAGGTCAAAATGTTATTAAAATTTATAATAATAATTAG
- a CDS encoding CPBP family intramembrane glutamic endopeptidase, which yields MDRYFEKITILETLGVYILINILTLSITLFINVDSESIINGNLLGVISEVLLIAYIIFRLNSNNFKLKEAIIDFKNKPQYKDGLIIFILHAILALTAALGLAYVVYKINPELTKKMLNEKIIESNGTIYDSIYEFILGVILAPIMEELIFRGIMFNRLKMRWGAGVAIIISSIIFGMLHMDLAIIGAVLFGIMMCILYMKTRNILTTMTIHFINNLVFISISMGKQESPSQEDITEILSLGKVALILFAISSVISMYYIVKNWPKKERKISLN from the coding sequence ATGGATAGGTATTTTGAGAAAATTACTATATTGGAAACATTAGGAGTATATATTTTAATAAATATTTTAACACTATCAATTACTTTATTTATAAATGTTGATTCAGAATCTATAATTAATGGAAACTTGTTAGGTGTAATTAGTGAGGTGTTGCTAATTGCATACATTATTTTTAGGTTAAATAGTAATAATTTCAAATTAAAAGAAGCTATAATAGATTTTAAAAATAAACCACAATATAAAGATGGTTTAATAATCTTTATATTACATGCAATTCTAGCATTAACAGCTGCATTAGGGTTAGCTTATGTAGTATATAAAATTAATCCTGAATTAACGAAAAAAATGTTAAATGAGAAGATAATAGAGAGTAATGGTACTATATATGATAGTATATATGAATTTATATTAGGAGTTATACTGGCTCCTATTATGGAGGAACTGATATTTAGAGGAATTATGTTTAATAGATTAAAGATGAGATGGGGTGCTGGAGTAGCTATTATTATATCATCAATTATCTTTGGAATGTTACACATGGATCTTGCTATTATAGGAGCAGTATTATTTGGTATTATGATGTGTATTTTATATATGAAAACTAGAAATATACTTACCACTATGACTATACATTTTATAAATAACTTAGTGTTTATTTCTATTAGTATGGGAAAACAAGAAAGTCCATCTCAGGAGGATATTACAGAAATACTTTCTTTAGGTAAAGTGGCATTAATTTTATTTGCAATTTCTTCTGTGATTTCAATGTATTATATAGTAAAAAATTGGCCTAAAAAAGAACGAAAGATCAGTTTAAATTAG
- a CDS encoding sensor histidine kinase, translating into MFGLKRQNKKVYTAMFKQYILFVFLIIIVFVSGILVTLIGIGKLVSSKDYISDIQKFYKASSIVKSDYKNIDAGEITSVGGWVEILDKNKNVIYVIGNKKDSKKVYTEDEILTLIEENSDKNKVDTTYLHSIDIFYVGKKKYYCMVKIPPGIINIDIDKEGSTEEYIHKVVHKLFRGIIHTSLFILLVILFYALWTSRRIVKPLREILKGINKMTEGDYSARINFEHENEFSEIKEAFNFMARKIEQGTKEREKAEIFKQQLFTDISHDLKTPITSIQGYSKALYDGVVQGEEKKRRYIKTIYDKSKRLVDLVENVHELAKLGNGNYSIYKEEIDICEFLREIITGFYFEIENKKFDFEIDIPEEEILFYIDKSEMTRAISNIISNSLKYNSYNTKLKIQLIKRDNSIEIIIADDGSGIPDELKDIIFEAFTRADTSRITTGGTGLGLSIAKKIVEKHNGDISLEYNNEYKTIFKIVLYSK; encoded by the coding sequence ATGTTCGGTTTAAAAAGACAAAATAAAAAGGTATATACGGCTATGTTTAAGCAATATATACTTTTTGTATTTCTAATAATTATAGTTTTTGTATCAGGAATTTTAGTAACACTTATTGGTATTGGTAAACTTGTAAGTTCAAAAGACTATATATCGGATATACAAAAATTTTATAAAGCATCTTCCATTGTTAAAAGTGATTATAAGAATATAGATGCCGGTGAGATAACATCTGTAGGGGGATGGGTGGAAATATTAGATAAAAACAAGAATGTTATTTATGTAATTGGTAACAAGAAAGACTCCAAAAAAGTTTATACAGAGGATGAGATATTAACTCTTATAGAAGAAAATTCTGATAAGAATAAAGTTGATACTACATATCTTCATTCTATAGATATATTTTACGTAGGTAAAAAGAAATATTATTGTATGGTTAAAATACCACCAGGTATAATAAATATCGATATAGACAAAGAAGGGTCTACAGAAGAATATATACATAAGGTAGTACATAAACTTTTTAGAGGGATTATACATACTTCATTATTTATTTTATTAGTTATATTATTTTATGCACTTTGGACATCTAGAAGAATAGTTAAACCTTTAAGGGAAATATTAAAAGGAATAAATAAAATGACTGAAGGTGACTATTCAGCAAGAATTAATTTTGAACATGAAAATGAGTTTTCAGAAATAAAGGAAGCATTTAACTTTATGGCTAGAAAAATTGAGCAAGGAACTAAAGAAAGAGAAAAGGCTGAAATTTTTAAGCAACAATTATTTACTGATATATCTCATGATTTAAAGACTCCAATAACTTCAATACAAGGATATTCAAAGGCCTTGTATGATGGTGTTGTACAAGGAGAAGAAAAAAAGAGGCGATATATTAAAACTATTTATGATAAGTCAAAAAGGCTTGTTGATTTAGTTGAAAATGTACATGAACTTGCAAAGTTAGGTAATGGTAATTATTCTATATACAAAGAAGAGATAGATATATGTGAATTTTTAAGAGAAATAATTACAGGTTTTTATTTTGAAATAGAAAATAAAAAATTTGATTTCGAAATAGATATACCAGAAGAAGAGATTTTATTTTATATAGATAAAAGTGAAATGACACGAGCTATATCCAATATAATTTCTAATTCTTTAAAATATAATTCATATAACACAAAGTTAAAAATACAATTAATTAAAAGGGATAATTCTATAGAGATAATTATTGCAGATGATGGAAGTGGTATACCTGATGAATTAAAAGATATAATTTTTGAAGCATTTACTAGGGCGGATACATCACGAATAACAACTGGAGGAACAGGGCTCGGATTATCTATTGCAAAAAAGATTGTTGAAAAACATAATGGAGATATTTCGTTAGAGTATAATAATGAATACAAAACTATATTTAAGATAGTTTTATATTCAAAGTAA
- a CDS encoding response regulator transcription factor yields the protein MAKILIADDEEEIIELLSLYLEKDNNIIYGAKNGLDAFNIIENNNVDLAIIDIMMPKIDGYHLVKKIREKYKIPVIMLSAKSEYSHKILGLELGADDYITKPFNAMEVVARVKAQLRRYYKYHSTGDTVNDNEKCLEYGNLKLNNSTCTLYKNGVEIPLTSTEYKIIFYLMNSCGRVFTKKQIFEYVWDEPFYGDDNVIMVHISNLRDKIENDSKNPEYIKTIRGLGYKFNYNIK from the coding sequence ATGGCCAAAATTTTGATAGCTGACGATGAAGAAGAAATAATAGAATTATTATCTTTATATTTAGAGAAAGATAATAATATAATATACGGTGCTAAAAATGGACTAGATGCTTTTAATATTATAGAAAATAATAATGTGGATTTAGCTATTATAGATATAATGATGCCCAAAATAGATGGGTATCATCTTGTAAAAAAGATAAGAGAAAAATACAAAATACCAGTTATTATGCTTTCAGCAAAAAGCGAGTATAGCCATAAGATATTAGGGCTTGAACTTGGAGCTGATGATTATATAACAAAGCCGTTTAATGCAATGGAGGTTGTAGCTAGGGTAAAAGCTCAACTTAGAAGATATTATAAATATCATTCTACTGGAGATACGGTTAATGATAATGAAAAATGTTTAGAATATGGAAATTTAAAGTTAAATAATAGTACATGTACTTTATATAAAAATGGAGTAGAGATTCCACTAACATCTACAGAGTATAAGATAATATTTTATTTAATGAATAGTTGTGGACGAGTTTTTACAAAAAAACAAATATTCGAATATGTTTGGGATGAGCCATTTTATGGTGATGATAATGTCATAATGGTTCATATAAGTAATCTTAGAGATAAGATAGAGAATGATTCTAAAAATCCTGAGTATATAAAGACTATACGAGGACTTGGATACAAATTTAATTATAATATAAAATAG